One region of Elephas maximus indicus isolate mEleMax1 chromosome 23, mEleMax1 primary haplotype, whole genome shotgun sequence genomic DNA includes:
- the PXYLP1 gene encoding 2-phosphoxylose phosphatase 1 isoform X2: protein MDVLTGLLLLVHLIPVSTAKNGVSSKSRKRIMPNPVTEPPVMDPIYEALLYCNIPSVPERSMEGHAPHHFKLVSVHVFIRHGDRYPLYAIPKTKRPEIDCTLVANRKPYHPKLEAFVSHMSKGSGASFESPLHSLPLYPNHPLCEMGELTQTGVVQHLQNGQLLRDIYLKKHKLLPSDWSTDHLYLETTGKSRTLQSGLALLYGFLPDFDWKKIYFRHQPSALFCSGNCYCPVRNQYLEKEQRRQYLLRLKNSQLERIYGEMAKIVDIPTKQLRAANPIDSMLCHFCHNVSFPCTRNGCIDMEHFKVIKTHQIEDERERREKKLYLGYALLGAHPILNQTISRMQSAAEGRKEEIFTLYSAHDVTLSPILSALGLTEARFPRFAARLIFELWQDREKPSEHSVRILYNGIDVTFHTSFCQEHKRSHKPMCPFENLVRFVQKDMFAALGSSSASYYEACHREGF, encoded by the exons TCCACCTGATCCCGGTGTCGACAGCTAAGAATGGAGTGAGTAGCAAGAGTCGAAAGAGAATCATGCCCAACCCGGTGACAGAGCCCCCAGTGATGGACCCCATTTACGAAGCTCTTCTGTACTGCAACATCCCAAGTGTGCCTGAACGCAGCATGGAAG GTCACGCACCGCATCACTTTAAGCTGGTCTCAGTGCACGTGTTCATCCGCCACGGGGACAGGTACCCACTGTATGCCATTCCCAAAACGAAGCGGCCAGAAATCGACTGCACTCTGGTGGCTAACAG GAAACCGTATCATCCTAAACTGGAAGCTTTCGTTAGTCACATGTCAAAAGGATCCGGAGCCTCTTTCGAAAGCCCCTTACACTCCCTGCCTCTTTACCCCAATCACCCGCTGTGTGAAATGGGAGAGCTGACACAGACAG GAGTCGTGCAGCATCTGCAGAATGGTCAGCTACTGAGGGACATCTATCTGAAGAAACATAAACTCCTGCCAAGTGACTGGTCCACAGACCACCTTTACTTGGAGACCACTGGGAAAAGCCGGACTCTACAAAGTGGGCTGGCCTTGCTTTATGGCTTTCTCCCAGATTTCGACTGGAAGAAGATTTATTTCAGGCACCAGCCAAGTGCTCTGTTCTGCTCTGGAAACTGCTATTGCCCAGTGAGAAACCAGTATCTGGAAAAGGAGCAGCGTCGTCAATACCTCTTACGTTTGAAAAACAGCCAGCTGGAGAGGATCTATGGGGAGATGGCCAAGATTGTGGACATCCCCACCAAGCAGCTCCGAGCCGCGAACCCCATAGACTCCATGCTCTGCCACTTCTGCCACAACGTCAGCTTCCCCTGCACCAGAAACGGCTGCATTGATATGGAGCACTTCAAGGTGATCAAGACACACCAGATAGAGGATGAAAGAGAGAGGCGGGAGAAGAAACTCTATCTGGGGTACGCACTACTGGGTGCCCACCCCATCCTGAATCAAACCATCAGCCGGATGCAGAGTGCtgcagaaggcaggaaagaagagATCTTTACCCTCTACTCTGCCCATGATGTCACTCTGTCACCAATACTCAGTGCCTTGGGCCTTACGGAAGCCAGGTTCCCAAGGTTTGCAGCCAGGTTGATCTTTGAGCTCTGGCAAGACAGAGAGAAGCCCAGTGAGCATTCCGTCCGGATTCTTTACAATGGCATCGACGTCACGTTCCACACCTCTTTCTGCCAGGAGCACAAGCGTTCTCACAAACCTATGTGCCCCTTTGAAAACTTAGTCCGCTTTGTCCAAAAGGACATGTTTGCAGCCCTGGGTAGCAGCAGTGCTAGTTATTATGAGGCGTGTCACAGGGAAGGATTCTAA
- the PXYLP1 gene encoding 2-phosphoxylose phosphatase 1 isoform X1, with protein sequence MVFRNRFLLLLALAALLAFLSLSLQFFHLIPVSTAKNGVSSKSRKRIMPNPVTEPPVMDPIYEALLYCNIPSVPERSMEGHAPHHFKLVSVHVFIRHGDRYPLYAIPKTKRPEIDCTLVANRKPYHPKLEAFVSHMSKGSGASFESPLHSLPLYPNHPLCEMGELTQTGVVQHLQNGQLLRDIYLKKHKLLPSDWSTDHLYLETTGKSRTLQSGLALLYGFLPDFDWKKIYFRHQPSALFCSGNCYCPVRNQYLEKEQRRQYLLRLKNSQLERIYGEMAKIVDIPTKQLRAANPIDSMLCHFCHNVSFPCTRNGCIDMEHFKVIKTHQIEDERERREKKLYLGYALLGAHPILNQTISRMQSAAEGRKEEIFTLYSAHDVTLSPILSALGLTEARFPRFAARLIFELWQDREKPSEHSVRILYNGIDVTFHTSFCQEHKRSHKPMCPFENLVRFVQKDMFAALGSSSASYYEACHREGF encoded by the exons TCCACCTGATCCCGGTGTCGACAGCTAAGAATGGAGTGAGTAGCAAGAGTCGAAAGAGAATCATGCCCAACCCGGTGACAGAGCCCCCAGTGATGGACCCCATTTACGAAGCTCTTCTGTACTGCAACATCCCAAGTGTGCCTGAACGCAGCATGGAAG GTCACGCACCGCATCACTTTAAGCTGGTCTCAGTGCACGTGTTCATCCGCCACGGGGACAGGTACCCACTGTATGCCATTCCCAAAACGAAGCGGCCAGAAATCGACTGCACTCTGGTGGCTAACAG GAAACCGTATCATCCTAAACTGGAAGCTTTCGTTAGTCACATGTCAAAAGGATCCGGAGCCTCTTTCGAAAGCCCCTTACACTCCCTGCCTCTTTACCCCAATCACCCGCTGTGTGAAATGGGAGAGCTGACACAGACAG GAGTCGTGCAGCATCTGCAGAATGGTCAGCTACTGAGGGACATCTATCTGAAGAAACATAAACTCCTGCCAAGTGACTGGTCCACAGACCACCTTTACTTGGAGACCACTGGGAAAAGCCGGACTCTACAAAGTGGGCTGGCCTTGCTTTATGGCTTTCTCCCAGATTTCGACTGGAAGAAGATTTATTTCAGGCACCAGCCAAGTGCTCTGTTCTGCTCTGGAAACTGCTATTGCCCAGTGAGAAACCAGTATCTGGAAAAGGAGCAGCGTCGTCAATACCTCTTACGTTTGAAAAACAGCCAGCTGGAGAGGATCTATGGGGAGATGGCCAAGATTGTGGACATCCCCACCAAGCAGCTCCGAGCCGCGAACCCCATAGACTCCATGCTCTGCCACTTCTGCCACAACGTCAGCTTCCCCTGCACCAGAAACGGCTGCATTGATATGGAGCACTTCAAGGTGATCAAGACACACCAGATAGAGGATGAAAGAGAGAGGCGGGAGAAGAAACTCTATCTGGGGTACGCACTACTGGGTGCCCACCCCATCCTGAATCAAACCATCAGCCGGATGCAGAGTGCtgcagaaggcaggaaagaagagATCTTTACCCTCTACTCTGCCCATGATGTCACTCTGTCACCAATACTCAGTGCCTTGGGCCTTACGGAAGCCAGGTTCCCAAGGTTTGCAGCCAGGTTGATCTTTGAGCTCTGGCAAGACAGAGAGAAGCCCAGTGAGCATTCCGTCCGGATTCTTTACAATGGCATCGACGTCACGTTCCACACCTCTTTCTGCCAGGAGCACAAGCGTTCTCACAAACCTATGTGCCCCTTTGAAAACTTAGTCCGCTTTGTCCAAAAGGACATGTTTGCAGCCCTGGGTAGCAGCAGTGCTAGTTATTATGAGGCGTGTCACAGGGAAGGATTCTAA